The genomic window GGATACCCACTGAGCAGGAAgagccttcgtcgccttccacCTCGGGCCTCCCTCCTCGAAGTAAGATTCTTGCCAGCCCACAAGGACGGCTCCATATATTGGCGACGTCGAGAGCCACGTGTAGTCTTTGCTGTCACGCTTCTTTTAGTTTTTCTTGGTGTGTGTCCTGTGTGTCCTCCGTTTCAGGGTGAGAAATCCAGGTATTCGAGGATAGCGTTTGACAGAAGTCTCTCCAGTAGTTGACTCACTTTCATACAATACACACAGCCGCAACGTACTCATGTCTGTTCGTTTTGTGTCTCCTGTATGCAGCGAGGAAGTAAGTTTTTTCTCCCCTCCAAGCGCCCAGCCATGGCACATGCTTGCGATCAGTATTCAGAGGGTGGCACAAACCTCGTTCTTAGGGCCTGGGTTAGAGCTGTCTGCAGCCACCAGATAACGTGACTGCCTTACGCTTCGtttgtctctgcaggcgggTACGTCGTCGGCCTCTGCCTACGCATCTGAGCAGCAAAGTAGTAAAGAAAGCTCACATTCGTCGCATCGTGTGCCACGACCTTCACCATACGCATCGCGGTTTGTCGCAATGAGGAGAGAAGACCGCGAGCGCGTTGCAGGGAAAATGGGTCTGGCGGTCGAGCGGGTACTACAACTGAGCGAATACCCCAACGTGTCTCCATTTACTGTGCGCGTGACTGAGGTTTATCGCGTTCGACATGACAAGCACTCTCACCTGCGAGCCCTGGTGTTTGCTGTCCTTGGATCGGCTGCGAGGCCGGGCATCGTGAAGCTGCAGATTGAGGCCTTTCTCCGCGATAACGCCGCGTTCGGAAGCGAATCTGCCTCCAGCCCACAGGCAGTGCTactggctgccgcggagtTGTACCGTTTGTGTATCTGTGTATTCTACCGATGCCGGGCAGCCACCCCAGCGTCTCTGTCCGCGTGTTGCCGGTCGTGGGGACCCAGAACCTGCGCCTGTCTACCTTGTGCGTGACTTCCGTGGCTATTATGACGTGGTGAAGACTGTCGTGCCCAACGAAAGTGCCTAATCGAGCCAGAGCGCGAAAGGCCGCTTGAAATCCAAGTTGGGAGGGCCTTCTGCTGGCTGCGTCTCGTGAGCAGGCCAGTTGATCTGGATGCCTCAACGGTTGGCCAAAAGGCTTGGGTGTGAGAGGCCCTTCACCAGTAACGCGTCACTGCAAACCGTGTATAGCTGTCCCAAAAACAGTATCGGTCGCCCACAAAGGACAGTGAAGGGGAAGGAGGGGCGCTCTTCCATACCCACTGACGGAAGGGGAAACCGCACGTCCACGGCAGGAGCGACGCTTGCGTCAATGTACTTTTCCAATTCTTTTTTGCCGCCGTTGTCACCGCGCCTTTCCGGGCGGCACCCCGAAATGACGGTAAGGAACACGACTGTCAGCGGGGTTAGCATCAACACGTGGCTGAGTGGCGATCGTGACATCCGCCCTTGCTGGTTTACGGCGGCTGGTGTTGACGCTCAGTTTGAGGAGCCCTGGCTTTCCGCCAAAGCGGTAGTCGTTGGTCACGCGAGCGTTGTTCAATGTGAAAGACGACCGACAGTGTGGCACGCATACCATTGCTGCTGTTATGTCAGGCTCTAGTGGCTTCGCTATACTGCAGTTTTCCATTGCTGGAACTGACGTCACGTGCGTCTTGTACCGCAACGAGGCGGAGATAAGATGCCCTCGTGGCGTTCATGGGGCGCTCTGCAATGTGCTGACGACCTGAGTGAGCAAGATAGAACCCACAGCCAGTCTACCCAACCGAGCAGCCCCTCACCGCTGTCCCTCGCACACCCAGAGCAATGAACTCGTTCTCACAGACAAGCAGACGGACGATTCTAAGCTCACAGATTTCCACGTGCAGGTCTTTGAGCCGTCCTACACGTTCGGAGATCAGACGACAAGACCGTTAGCAACAATCGAATTAAAACACCACCTCGTTGTTGAGCTGTTTTTGCCTTTAAGGGCCGGGGTGATTCCACAATTACATCTAGAGTACGTTCCCAATGGCTGACACTTCTGAAGCCCGGAAGCGATGTCGGGCTTCTGTGTATTATCCTCCTGAAAAAAGCATATTTTGCACTCACTGATGGAATTCCACCAGAGTGTCCAGCTCTTTGGGCTTCAGGCAGTGTCCAAAAACTTGAAGCGAACGCGCGAATGCCTTTGTGCGCATGGATAATATTGTGTACGCCGTATGAGTAAATTTATGCTGAATACGCCTTCATTAGTCTTCCGAGGGGAGATGGTGCTTTTTGGCACCGAGATTCGTGCGTGTAATCTGGATCTCCGATCTGTACCAGTCCTGTGCCAGGGAACTTTTCGTTTGCATGCACAAAATATTGGTTTTTTGCTAGGTTTTTCAGGTGTGTGTGTTTAGCAGCTGAGACGTGTGCCTCAGTTCAGGCCGTGTGTGTTGAGCTAAGGGGCGCCCAGGGCTCCTGGATTTGCAGCAGCCGTCTTGGTTTCCATCCTTTTCCTTCACTTTTCACTCTCTTCTCTAGATAAAAACTGCAATAAAGCCCGGGCAGCGTCTGTCCATTCTTTGCGCTTCAAACAACGCGAGACTCAATTCCCTCCGCCTACCGGGGCCTACGTTTTAGCTTTTTTGTGTCTATAGAGGCATTGTGCTAGTTCTTCCTTAGGTGGATTTCATGCCGGCACCACTGCCCTTGGCTTGGTGTTGATCTTCCTCAGTAGTGCATCACCATTTATCTTGCGGGGAATTCCTGCGCGTttgagaggcgaaggccaaCTTCACTCGTCGTTGGTTCCGTTTGTGAAAAGCAAGAcccgcgtctctcttttagggtttagggttcagcTGAGTATCTCTTTCCTCGAGGCACAAGTCCCACTCAGTCAGGGACGAACCACCACGGTCTACCTGTCATGCCGTTACCCCTGGCTCTCCATCGTACCCCGGTCCCTGCCCTGTGCAAAGTGCGTCAATCAGCGTTGAATCGTCCTAATGCATCGCGATATAATGCTTCTGTCGAAAAGCGGTGTGCTCAGGGAGCGCTTTTCTTTCGTTATCCCCTGCGGTGCTACGAATTTTTCCCTGAACAGGCGTCTAGCGCTTGCCGCCTTTTCCGCCTAAGCTGGGCTCAGCTATAGTAACGCATGCCAGACATATGTGTCCCGGTGTAACATATGAACACAGAACAATAAGGGATCTAAGAGAATACTGAGGAAAACAATTGAgggcaggagagagagggtaGCCATCGGGATGTTCAACTTTCTCCGTGTTTCGCGAAGCTACAGAAAATACTCCTAGGAGGGATTTGTCAAGATGTGGTCTCCACGCTGTGAAGAGAGTGACGCGCGGTTTCTGCGATACTGGGAAAAAAGGGAGGTGAGTCTCGCAGTCTCCGAGCGTATTATACTTGTACACTGGTGCGTCGCTTTGACCTTACCATTCGGCTCAGACATCTGCGCTATTCAGACTACTTTCAGGGGCATTCGATGGCAGGTCCGCCACGTTGTGTCTGCTTAGGTTGTGTAGAATTGCACAGCGGCCCAAACCTAACGTGTCAGCGCGCGTGTTCCCTCCGGCGTGGGCTTGATGCATGAATGCGGCACGCCCCTTTGCGTGTGCATTGAGGCCCATGCGAAGCTCGCCGGAGAGCGAAATACTCGTGTACCATGTGCTAAGCTATCCTGTCCAATTCTGGTCGTTGTCACTGCGGAAAGGATTGCCGCCCCTGGCATCGACGCCTTGTTGCCAGGGGGCTATTCCACGCGCTCGTGTTTCGCCCGCTAATATGTGATTACGCATTGTCTTCATATAATATATTTACATACACGTGTATGAATAAATGCCGCGCACTTCGCATGCATGGCACATGGGTAGGCGTCTACTCCACAGAACTCCTGGAGGAGCCTGGTAAGCGTCCTCCTCACGACCCGCACTAAAGGAGCGCGTTTTCGTTTCTTCTCAGGAGGCGTTGGTGTCGTCAGAGTGGCTGTCGCGCTCGGAGCTAAACGCCCGCGCGCATGTGGCGTGTGGGCGActctgcgaggcgctcgcaTCGTCGCCCTTGGAAATCGCAGGAAAAATACTTCAAACCTGCGCCCCTGGCGCTCACGAGAGGctgaaaagaagagagaccgcgggcgaagacgcggagacgcgaacgAACTCCGACACCACCGAAGAAACGGGATCATCGAGCCGAGAGGCCACAACAGACAGCGCAGATGGACcagcggagcggcgcgacTCGCTTTGCGGCGTAGGGCGCGAACATACGAACGGCTGGAGCTGCTGCGATTTTCAGCAACACTTGAAAGGTGCGAGGCGTCTTCAGACTCGAAGCACCCGGCGAAACGCGGGTCTCGAAAAAGGCATCGCCCGATACATGTCCTGAGACTTCAAGGTGATAGAGAACACGTGACAATATACAcatagataggtagatagatagatagaacTAACACGGAATTTTCAGCCTCATCCACCAGCTTCAGGTACTCTTGTTGGTATAGATCAGCGAGCACCTCTTCCGATCTCGGTAGGCAGACGGAACACTCGTTCTGAGCATCCTCGCTAGAAGGTTTTTCGGGAGTTCAATCGCAACGAAACCCACGGGTGGACGTGCATCAGAGCACATAGATACACCAGGGGGGGAGGGATGAAAACCATGCTAAGGCTGTGTTCTCTCGTTCGTGCGTGGAAAGGTGTACGCATGGCGCACTACATGACCAGCAACAGACTGGAGGAAGTCGTGCTTCGCCTGGCGGCTTCAGTCTCTGGCTACGTTCCGGTCACTCTCAACTGGGACGCAGACAAGTAGGGAAATGCAACACAGCGTCTTCTCACGTATGCATTCCCGCCTTCAGTGCATGCAACGCCTCGGCGAAGCGCAGCACCCGGCTTCTGTACGTACGTCACGCAGCGCtctacacacacatgcatttCTGCATTCGTCTACATTCATTTATACACCTGTTGGGAgcttgcgcagctgcgcttAGATCATGAGTGTACGCTGTGCCGACTTACGCGTCAACCTGTGGAAACTCAACAAATACGTACATATTTTGCGTGTGCGATTTCAACTCTGCCTAGATCCATATGGACATATATAGGTAGGAGAATCAGCACAAGCGCCAGCATGCGAATAGAAAGGGCCATCATGCCTACCTGTGCCGCTCAAGGTATTTCTTGAGGAGGTATCCAGAGCGTCGAACTTATTTTCCAGTTCCTGTCCTTTCTCAGCATCGAGCGCGTCCTCTATAAAATCTACTCCACGCACTGCAAAGCCGTAATCGTCGACGCCGGCGTGCCGGCTGCGAGCCTCGACAAGCTCTGcgaagccgccgcagagggaggaTTAAAAGTGAGTTCAGAGCTGCCTTGGCTGAGGAACTGAGCGACGCATCCGCCTCCGGAGTCTGAAACGCTGACAACGAACAGGTCACAGCGGGCAAGGTATGGGTAAATTTATTCTCGGATGCGTGCCGCCTGTGTGTGATGGCCTCTCTtgcggcggctcgctgcaGCACACTAGAcctatgtgtgtatatgcatatatgccTAGATTGAGCGCGGACGTTTAAGCCCATACTCGGCTGCTCTGCCGTCGTATTTCATGGCAGGAAACGCTGCAAACGTGTCAAGAGCGTCAGGAAGCCGCGATActcgaggcgcttcgcgaATATGTGAAGTGCGTGCCGGGCGGctgggcgcctgcctctggtGGGAATCGGCAAGCATCCTTGCATGAATGCAGACGCGTGGAGAACATATCACGCGGGGGCTTTTGTGCTACTTATTTGATAGAAATGCGGCGAATTCGTTTTCGAGAGGTCGCGCACGAGCCTCAGACTGCGTTCGTGTTTCGGTCGGCTGCCCACTTCACTTCAGGTTCTGTCGGCGGAGGAACTCTGCTCTCCCATCGCGGTTACGGCGGCCAGCATTTCGTGCGTATTTTTTTAAAACTTCGGTGACAGGGTCGCGGAGGGGTTTGCTTCTCTCACACACACATCTGCATCACAGACACGAGTCTGCATGAGACGTAGAGGAACGTTTGCCTCTAGGTGGATGGATGAGCAATCCTCAAAGAGGCAAGTCGACAGAAAGACGcatctgcgcatgcaggtgaACTGAAAGGCATGCAGTTAGCGGCCCGCACTCTGAACATCCTATCGTAGAGGTCTAGCGTTTAGCACCCTTCCTGAGCGCCGGGCTGCTGGCTTGGCTTCGCGGTCGCTCTGCAGTTCGCctggctgtctctccgcggaaatcttgcttctcttctttctcagGGGGACTCAGTCCAgccgccgtggcgccgcgagcgacgcgcgtcaCACAGAGAGCGAAAGAGAAGAACTCGCGGACGGGCTTTCACCCGAGCCGCGTGCGgccagcgcaggcggcgcaggcggacgagaagaagacgactcCGGCGACGAAGAGTGTCTGGTGGGTCCGGCCCAAGGTGTGCCGCCACGGAACTTACCTGCACATCGTCAGAGAGGTTGCAGCAGGATGGGGATTTTGGATGCTGCATGCGACGAGCGCCTCTGTATATCTTCAGACGTCCTGCTTGCGTAGGCGGAAAGCCTGCATCCAAGGCGAACGCACATCCGACAGAGTCGCATGCCCGCTCGGCGGAGTCGGCCCCTGACGTGTCTGTGTCTGTTGCAATTGCTTGACGCCTCTCACGCAGATTGTCTTCACCTCTGGAACGACGGGGCTCCCAAAGGGCGCCGCCCTTTCTCGCAAGTGAGAAAACGAAACTTTGAGACGGGCCTTCCAACCCGACTCgacctctcgcgcggcttcagcgcccgcggccgcagccacTGAGGCAAGTCTCATGTGTGCATGCTGTTCTTCATTTGTCTCTGCCGAAGGTCAGAGGGCCCGCTTCTTCAAACTCCAGTCTCAGGTGCACACGTGCCctgtttctttttttcttccagTCCGCCTTCCCTGCCCTCTCGTCTCTGGCCTGAAGGCGGTTGCCTGCGCCCTCAGGTCATGGCTTTCCAACATTTTATTGCCACGAAAGGAATACATATTCAAATATAGATAAGTATATACAAGGGCATTCAGAGTTCGTCAACTGTTGTCTCGGCATCTGCGCGATATCTGTACCTACATAtgtgcatatacatatgtatataacatatatatatatatacatacaggGTGGCATCTTTCccttttcgccttcttctaTTTCACGAACGTAAAAGAAGTTCTCCTTTCTCAATCCCTCTTCGCCACGCAGGCATGCAACTGCACGAGTCCGTAGACGTGTGCCCACGCTCATTTTCAGCTGTCGTTGCGACTACAACGTCGAGTTCGTGTCGCGTTTCTTGGCTCCTGTGCGCTTAGTAATATGGAGACTTCTTGTCTCTCTTTAAAGTCGCTCTTGCAGCTCGACCAAGACACGCGCCTCACCCTCGTGGTTCTGAACCCCCTCCATCACGTAAATTCTTCCGTGATGCTGCAGCTCGGCCTCAGCTTCCCCCGCGCAAAGATCCACCTGATCTCCAAGTGAGACAGACAAAAGCAATAGAATAAAAAGGAGAGACGAAAGAGGGCTTCGGGGGCGGCACGGATGGAGGGCGGAACGCCTCCCCTGGTCTAGAGCAACAAAGTGCAACTGCGGGAGTGAAAGACGACATGCGAGCAGAGGCACATGAGACATGTATGTAGCAAGGTCGACGCACATTCAAACCTGCTAgctgcgaggaagaggaagccgaAAACGAAGTTCTCTCTGCGTGGATACACTCCGCGATTCACATATAACGACAGCGTGGAAGGGGGTGAAGAGGCTTGTAGCTAGGCGCTGcacagagagccgcggaaaCGTCTTCTCCACAGAAAGAAAGAGCGGAAGGGCGAAGGAACCCTGGAGAGATATATCCACCGATGGGCAATGACTCGCGGCTGTGCCGCGCCGCTTAGAGAGATTGTTTGCACGTTAGAATTGCGGGAAgtgcgcctccttcgcagcGGCATCGCCTGCAGGGGTgcgggcgcgaccgcgaggccgaCCGCAAGCAAACTTTTCCTGCGGAGCCGCTGCGTGAGTCTTGGCTTTGAGCGGAATCTCTCTGTTCACAATTCTTTCTCGGTGCGACCCTGCGTAGGTACACCACGTCGTACTGGTCAGTGCTCTGCGAGAtcgcggaagccgcggaggcggagtcTAGCGAACGCAATCCTGGCGCCGGCCGGCCTGCGCacaagcgagaagaaaggtCTCCGcccttccgcgtcctcgttcCACTCGTCTCGCGGCACATCGATTTCTTGCgagagctcgcgcagcgctccGCTCTCCCTCGAGGCCTCTCTGTGGAaaggctggcgagcgcgctcCAGCCGAAAGGTGTGGTGCTGCTGCTCGGCTCCGCGCCAGTAGGCCCCGCGACCCTCGAAACGTTTGAAAAACTCCTTGGAACGCTGCCGGTGATTCGCTTCGGCTCCACGGAGACCTGTCTGCAGGTACATACAGCGTGGGGATCAAGGAGGCGCGACTCTGCGATTTTTCCTGTTTTTTTCAATTTTTTGCGGCCCTTGCCGCGCGTACGTGGATGGGGGTGGCGGCCGAGgtggcgagggggggggggcagcttAGGGATGCAGATTTCTTTCGCGTGGCGCACGaacagaaggcggcgagagcaTGAAACTCGCGGAAAGACGAGTGAGCGAGCGAcctcgtcctctgcagccggcCGGTTCAGCCCCGCGGAcaggctcctccgccttttTTAGAATTAGGAGAGACAGAAATCTATCAGCTTCACGTGTTCACGCATGCAAGGAGCAGCAAAAACTGAAGCCCATACTAGGTGTATATAGATAGAGAGATAGTTCGATAGACACCTATATATAagtatagatagatatagatagatatatttGATATATAGACATCAGTGTATATGTGAGTGGATCTTGGAGTAACTCTGCATGTGTAGCGATTGATGCGTGGACACGTGAACACTGTGCTAGCCCGCATATGTCCAAGAGCGATGCCCACGGTCAGCAATGTGTGTAGATATATCAGTATGTAATGCTACATCAGCATATAACTCTATATATCAGTAAACGAAAGCACGTTTATCAGTTCATGTCAGCATATATCAGTATATGTCACTATTTATAGCAGTATATGTCAGTATATAACAGCATATGTCAGGATACATATGAGTTTACGTCAGCATGTAAGTCAGTGTATGCCAGTTTCTATTTGGATGCAAGAGGTAAGATGCGACCGGGAAAGAGAATCTCTTTCGATTTGTTCCGTCGTGCACGCGTGTAGGGACCAGCACCTCaaaatatatatttatgtatttTCATTTACATAAAAGGGCGCCTTTCGCGTGGAGTGCAGGTGTTGGGGACCCCCTTTGACCTCGGAACAGAGGCCATGCACCGGGCGCTGGAACGCGGCTGGAGCCACAAGTTTCGCGGCGAACGCCAGGTGGGCTTCTACATCGGGAGGCCTCATCCGCCGATGACAGAAGTTCAGATCGTGAAGAGCGTCGACCCCGGCAGCCCGGAGTTTTTGGTAGGCgccctttttttttcggctCTCCGCTAGCGAGACTGCGcaccgctgctgcgctgaaGAGTCTGTCAACTGCTTTTAACTTGGAAAAGCAAAGAAAGAGACGCCATTTCACGTTCACTCTGGTCTGTATAAGTTCATTCTTCGAGTTCAGGTCCGCACAAGCGCCTCTCTGTCCATATCAAAGAGTCGGCGccccgcagctgcttcttgaGAGGACTTCCCTGCCTGCTCGCGGATCCAAACTGGGAGCTCGTCCTTTCTATCGTGTTTCTCGTGTGTCTCCCTTCCGGTTCTGATCGTCTTTGTCCCTGTCtctcgcccgtcgccgcatTCGCGGCTGTCTGTCTCCACCGTAAACCGTAGATCTTGGTGATGTGTGCAGTCCTCCGCTTTACTAGCGTTTTCCAGCaccgtgtctctgcggcacatctgcttcctcgccatcgctgtcctctctcctcaggctctgcgtcctcgttTTTCTTACGCTCTGCCGTCagtttttcctcctcttgccTTCCTCTGGCGTCTGCGATGCTGTTCCATTTGGGTCTCGGCTTCTCGTCGGGCTCCTTGCATCGCGTGTTccttttttccttctttttttGCACGCCCTCCCGCTgcacgcgtcgcccgccttaCTCCCTTTCGGTTCAACAGGCCCCgtgcgaagaaggcgagccaGGGTTTCTGGTCTGTCGCGGCGCTAACTGCATGCGGGGCTACGTGAATTCTCCCGAGGGCACGCGCGCGGTTTTTTCGAAAGATAGGTGGTACCTGGGCTTCGGCGACAtctgcttccttctgcgcgccCCCGAGGGCACGCAGAAAGTACGTGAGAGAGACAGACTGCGACAGAGAGGGGAGCGTCGAGCCAGATTCAGAGGCGCCTGAGAAGCAGAACGGACGCAGTGGAAAAGAGGAATATTGCGGGAGAGGATCAAGGCAAAGCGTTGCGTCGCGCCTCTAGAGAGACAAAGGCGTGGAAGACAAGTCCCAGGAGCCTTGTGATCTGTGCAGGATAACGGGGCATgagaccgaacctgcgatagagAAATATATCTTGCCTGACTGTATGTGGGCGactaaatgtcaatcaaacaaaGAAGGAAGCTAtgcgcggggggaggggacgCTGCCACTGTAggcaagaagagaaaagctCGAGCAGACAGTggagaagggagaagaagtGTCGCCGTGGGAATACAGAtctgtgtatgcatgtaaGCGTCTCACTCTCAAAAGAATGAAACAGTCACGAAAGTATAGTTTAGTTGCTATTCTTTTTAGCTCGCATTGGAAGACGAGCGCACGAAGCGCTTAAAAGTTATGCTttgtttttccttcttttcgcCTGCAGAAAGAGTCACCAACCTGCGACTACTACTGGGTCACGCGCTCCGCAGATCTTCTCATCAAAGGCGGCGCGAACTACTCGACCCTTCAAATCAGCGCAGATCTCAAGAGGTTTCTGCTGTCGTGTTACCGAGGCCAGCTGACTGAAAACCAGGTCGAAGTAGCCGTCGTCGGAATGAAAATCTGCAGCGAGCACGAAGACAGCTGCTGCGTGACGCTCCAGCTGAAACCTCcaagcgagacgcaggccgGACATAGGCCTCCCCAAGCGGCAGAAGGAGGCtggcacgcaggcgaggaaggcgaagagagagaagaagaggcgtgGCAGACTCTGTGCGCCGATATCGAG from Besnoitia besnoiti strain Bb-Ger1 chromosome XIII, whole genome shotgun sequence includes these protein-coding regions:
- a CDS encoding hypothetical protein (encoded by transcript BESB_029860), whose product is MWSPRCEESDARFLRYWEKREEALVSSEWLSRSELNARAHVACGRLCEALASSPLEIAGKILQTCAPGAHERLKRRETAGEDAETRTNSDTTEETGSSSREATTDSADGPAERRDSLCGVGREHTNGWSCCDFQQHLKGVRMAHYMTSNRLEEVVLRLAASVSGYVPVTLNWDADNIERVLYKIYSTHCKAVIVDAGVPAASLDKLCEAAAEGGLKETLQTCQERQEAAILEALREYVKCVPGGWAPASGGLSPAAVAPRATRVTQRAKEKNSRTGFHPSRVRPAQAAQADEKKTTPATKSVWWVRPKLDQDTRLTLVVLNPLHHVNSSVMLQLGLSFPRAKIHLISKYTTSYWSVLCEIAEAAEAESSERNPGAGRPAHKREERSPPFRVLVPLVSRHIDFLRELAQRSALPRGLSVERLASALQPKGVVLLLGSAPVGPATLETFEKLLGTLPVIRFGSTETCLQVLGTPFDLGTEAMHRALERGWSHKFRGERQVGFYIGRPHPPMTEVQIVKSVDPGSPEFLAPCEEGEPGFLVCRGANCMRGYVNSPEGTRAVFSKDRWYLGFGDICFLLRAPEGTQKKESPTCDYYWVTRSADLLIKGGANYSTLQISADLKRFLLSCYRGQLTENQVEVAVVGMKICSEHEDSCCVTLQLKPPSETQAGHRPPQAAEGGWHAGEEGEEREEEAWQTLCADIEKNFLARARQSDATMLPKASRPDFLQLGPIPKNFKGLVDLAALKKSFEHLRHAEN